In Rhodanobacter denitrificans, a single window of DNA contains:
- a CDS encoding glycosyltransferase — translation MSTSQKNIHVAVLAYGNRSRELGLVLDRLESLGIERIVVIANCVSQSVLNTIQSHALRGRTKIDSRNFTHNIGSAGGYSEAIRAAFCDPSCNAVWLLDDDNLPAPDCFGKLLEAYRLTGISIPTLLACRRPSLPEMQRIDPTQWQRYPARGSCIGFNLINILMRLRSPPSLKIDPSGLIPLAWTVYGGLLLPRAVFNTGELPMESLHLYGDDMEWTARLSRNGFRIMLVPEARIDDLQPPWSAAGETTSNLLRRICYLDDHRVYFEARNRNWLALTAFKGNALFYRLNRSLYLLAALIIAVRYQRIRRFRLLRQAIRDAELGKLGDCLPGKLDAK, via the coding sequence ATGAGCACGAGTCAAAAAAATATCCATGTAGCGGTGCTCGCCTACGGCAACCGGTCACGTGAGCTTGGGCTTGTTCTTGATCGCCTTGAATCGTTAGGTATCGAGCGCATTGTCGTCATTGCCAACTGCGTCAGCCAATCTGTCCTGAATACGATCCAATCCCATGCATTGCGGGGTCGCACCAAGATCGACTCACGCAACTTCACCCACAATATAGGATCTGCTGGCGGCTACTCGGAAGCAATTCGCGCAGCCTTTTGCGATCCGTCGTGCAATGCCGTCTGGCTATTAGATGACGACAATTTGCCCGCGCCCGATTGTTTCGGGAAACTGCTGGAAGCGTATCGATTGACAGGCATTAGCATCCCCACGCTGCTGGCATGCCGTCGGCCATCACTACCCGAGATGCAACGAATCGATCCTACCCAGTGGCAACGATATCCTGCGAGGGGAAGTTGCATCGGCTTCAACTTAATCAACATTCTCATGCGATTGCGGTCCCCACCTTCGCTGAAAATAGACCCAAGTGGCCTGATTCCACTCGCGTGGACTGTTTACGGCGGATTACTCTTGCCGCGTGCGGTCTTCAATACCGGTGAGCTGCCGATGGAGTCGCTGCATCTGTACGGCGATGACATGGAGTGGACCGCACGCCTCTCCAGGAACGGGTTCCGAATCATGCTCGTGCCTGAGGCTCGAATCGACGATCTGCAGCCACCGTGGAGTGCAGCAGGAGAGACCACCTCCAATCTTCTTCGCAGAATTTGTTATCTCGATGATCATCGGGTTTATTTCGAGGCAAGAAATCGAAACTGGCTCGCACTTACTGCGTTCAAAGGAAATGCGTTGTTTTACCGTCTCAATCGGTCTCTATATTTACTGGCCGCGTTGATTATCGCTGTCCGATATCAGCGCATACGCCGGTTCAGATTGCTGAGGCAAGCGATTCGGGATGCAGAGCTCGGCAAACTTGGAGATTGCTTACCCGGCAAATTGGATGCCAAGTAG
- a CDS encoding class I SAM-dependent methyltransferase, translating to MNINATITLNKASDWPADGIEAVDACPLCGSRHRTLLHVGLTDRLFGAPGSWSLHRCTDCGLGYLAPRPTRQTIGLAYANYSTHAPAVKPKRTGILGNLRDCIRNGYLNRRYGYKLQPAPAWGYWAMYLLPAPIRWEQDQHARHLPPPHSPCERLLDIGCGNGEFLINARAAGWAVLGLEPDKQAASIGRQHGLEVHCTTYDRADLPPESFDVITSNQVIEHVHDPHAFVSRIHRWLKPGGTVWIGTPNLDSLMHAHFGINYGNLHPPQHLLMFSPSTLRRLFEYHGFASIEFHKRGFHDYSQSLGSAALMRGEAGPSVYLGVKHAPLRDKIRGMYFELAAWRDFRACSDLVMLAKKASS from the coding sequence ATGAATATTAATGCCACCATCACGCTAAATAAGGCCAGTGACTGGCCAGCAGATGGGATAGAAGCCGTCGATGCTTGCCCTCTCTGCGGCAGCCGCCACCGCACACTCCTACATGTCGGTTTGACGGACAGGCTATTCGGCGCACCCGGGAGTTGGTCGTTGCATCGCTGCACCGATTGTGGCCTCGGCTACCTCGCACCACGGCCCACCCGCCAAACGATCGGCTTAGCCTATGCGAACTACAGCACGCATGCCCCTGCGGTGAAGCCCAAGCGAACCGGCATACTGGGCAATCTACGCGATTGCATCCGCAACGGTTACCTTAACCGCCGCTATGGCTACAAGCTGCAGCCGGCTCCGGCCTGGGGATACTGGGCTATGTACCTCCTACCCGCACCGATCCGGTGGGAACAAGATCAGCATGCACGCCACCTGCCGCCACCCCATTCACCCTGCGAGCGATTGCTTGATATCGGCTGCGGGAACGGCGAGTTTCTCATCAACGCCCGTGCGGCAGGGTGGGCCGTCCTAGGCCTCGAACCAGACAAACAGGCAGCATCCATAGGAAGGCAGCATGGTTTGGAAGTTCACTGCACCACCTACGACCGTGCCGATCTCCCGCCGGAAAGTTTTGATGTTATTACCTCGAACCAAGTGATAGAACACGTGCATGATCCGCACGCATTCGTCTCCCGGATCCATCGCTGGCTCAAGCCCGGTGGAACTGTCTGGATTGGAACACCCAATCTCGACTCACTCATGCACGCGCACTTCGGTATCAACTACGGAAATCTGCACCCCCCACAACACTTGCTCATGTTCTCTCCATCAACACTCCGCAGATTATTCGAGTACCACGGTTTCGCCTCAATTGAGTTTCATAAGCGCGGCTTCCACGACTACAGCCAGTCACTTGGGAGCGCTGCACTCATGCGCGGAGAGGCTGGCCCTTCGGTGTATCTCGGGGTTAAGCACGCGCCACTCCGAGACAAGATCCGAGGCATGTACTTTGAGCTCGCAGCATGGCGGGATTTCCGAGCCTGCAGCGACTTGGTCATGTTGGCGAAAAAAGCATCGTCATGA
- a CDS encoding lipopolysaccharide biosynthesis protein, with the protein MRFEILRGPIAKGTIRTTFVLGMRLVVQAGTLLIVARMLGPQQFGAFAGVSALAVILGTLSTFGTHVVLIKSVSSDRSSRHDILAYAIPITTICGCVLLGIYLSTVLLALPETGIPMAALIAIGVTELLMQPLYGLPIAERLAMGQVARSQLMQVLPLALRLITAAAVFMLAPANPLAAYAAGYFAASLVALGFAAMITRDCWPPVRRWRLPSQRELRHTAGYAASNFTSNGPGELDKTLAAKLLPLAMAGLYSAGARVIGAATLPVVAMVLSAVPRLFREGRAQPKRTAHLLRWVFGAALAYGLVLASIMRLIAPCFDWIFGAKYHGLDTMIQWLCLAIPGITLRLAAGTVLVTLDKPWLRVGYEIAGLTVLVVAASILATTVGTVGMPLALALSEWLMAAVGIGLIVKMQRLS; encoded by the coding sequence ATGCGGTTTGAGATCCTACGCGGCCCGATTGCGAAAGGTACGATCCGCACCACATTTGTGCTCGGAATGCGGCTTGTCGTTCAGGCCGGCACGTTGTTGATCGTCGCGCGCATGTTGGGGCCGCAGCAGTTCGGCGCGTTTGCAGGCGTCAGTGCGCTGGCGGTGATTCTGGGCACGCTGTCGACCTTCGGTACGCATGTCGTGCTGATCAAATCCGTATCCTCCGACCGTTCCAGTCGGCACGACATACTCGCATACGCCATACCGATCACGACGATCTGCGGCTGCGTGTTGCTCGGCATTTACTTGTCCACCGTGCTGCTGGCGCTACCTGAAACCGGCATTCCAATGGCTGCCCTGATCGCCATCGGCGTCACGGAACTGCTAATGCAACCGCTTTACGGCCTTCCGATCGCCGAACGGCTGGCAATGGGTCAGGTGGCGCGCTCGCAGTTGATGCAAGTCCTGCCGCTGGCACTGCGTCTCATCACAGCTGCGGCCGTGTTCATGCTGGCACCCGCCAACCCACTGGCGGCGTATGCCGCGGGTTACTTCGCCGCATCATTGGTCGCACTTGGCTTCGCAGCCATGATAACTCGCGACTGCTGGCCTCCAGTTCGACGCTGGCGACTGCCCAGTCAACGCGAATTGAGGCATACCGCAGGCTATGCAGCTTCAAACTTCACCAGCAATGGTCCAGGAGAGCTCGACAAGACCCTGGCCGCCAAGCTGCTCCCACTTGCCATGGCTGGGCTTTACTCCGCAGGTGCGCGAGTAATTGGCGCGGCTACGCTACCTGTCGTGGCGATGGTGCTTTCCGCAGTTCCTCGCCTGTTCCGCGAAGGACGGGCGCAGCCAAAGCGCACCGCCCACCTGCTGCGCTGGGTCTTCGGAGCGGCGCTGGCCTATGGCCTTGTGTTGGCCAGCATCATGCGGCTGATCGCGCCCTGCTTCGACTGGATCTTCGGCGCGAAATACCATGGCCTCGACACCATGATTCAATGGTTGTGCCTGGCAATACCCGGGATAACGCTGCGCCTGGCGGCCGGCACGGTGCTCGTCACACTGGACAAGCCATGGTTGCGCGTCGGATATGAAATAGCCGGACTAACAGTGCTAGTGGTGGCAGCAAGTATCCTCGCGACAACGGTCGGCACGGTTGGCATGCCACTCGCGTTAGCCTTGTCCGAGTGGCTGATGGCCGCAGTGGGGATTGGCCTGATCGTAAAGATGCAGCGTCTATCATGA
- a CDS encoding tetratricopeptide repeat protein, giving the protein MHRRFLAPSLFLLLGLGLTWVAYSPGLHGGFLFDDFANLPALGVTGPTDDWLAFLRYITSGTADPTGRPLTLLTFLLDAQNWPASPFPFKRTNLIFHLLNGILLYALLAQLGRLLGYDERQSRTAALLGTALWLLHPLLVSTTLYIVQREAMLPATCTLVGLLLWLHGRQLLTQGKTATGMAWSVLGLGGFTLLGMLAKANGVLLPIFALLIEAVALAPRHPVQHGRARQTHRLALLACGTAPSLIILGYLSWTGLHSVLAGGPVGFRPWSIGQRLLTEPRVLLDYLQLLWLPRPFSSGLFNDQYVASTSWLQPITTLPAILAVFVLIGLAWRQRRRYPALALAILFYFAGQLLESTSIPLELYFEHRNYLPALLMFWPLGLWLADIRSLRLLKVALMLVLPLGLAWMTHARAELWGNVHSQALLWAKINPDSARAQTNAAQIEMQAGRPQAAIRRLEKLLVDQPSQVQLAFNLIGARCMVGGITATDLAAAKLAMQGTPNTGTLFTHWFERTLPVTISGECPGLTLQGLLELIDTGLENPKLSAAGARQDLTYLRGKIALAQGRPDAALADFTRALDLQVRPGIALEAAATLGAAGYPSHGLHLLDHYEAVSGNVMKPGFGMPWLHAWVLEHQHYWPHELDHLRRQLALDARAGSMNTSRHTSPAGTLD; this is encoded by the coding sequence ATGCACCGTCGTTTTTTGGCTCCTTCCCTGTTCCTGTTGTTAGGTTTGGGATTGACTTGGGTTGCTTACTCACCCGGCCTGCACGGCGGTTTTCTGTTCGACGACTTCGCCAACCTACCCGCATTGGGCGTTACTGGCCCCACTGATGACTGGCTTGCCTTTTTGCGCTACATCACTTCCGGCACTGCCGATCCCACAGGCCGCCCACTGACGCTACTGACGTTTCTGCTCGATGCACAAAATTGGCCTGCAAGTCCGTTTCCATTCAAACGTACCAACCTGATCTTCCACCTGCTCAACGGAATCTTGCTCTACGCCTTGCTGGCCCAGTTAGGTCGCCTGTTGGGTTACGATGAACGGCAAAGCCGAACAGCCGCCCTGTTGGGAACCGCCCTCTGGCTGTTGCATCCTCTGCTGGTCTCCACCACGCTGTACATCGTACAGCGCGAGGCAATGCTGCCAGCCACCTGCACTCTCGTCGGTCTGCTGCTCTGGCTGCATGGTCGCCAACTGTTGACCCAAGGCAAAACCGCGACAGGCATGGCGTGGAGCGTTCTTGGCCTGGGCGGCTTCACGCTATTGGGGATGCTAGCCAAGGCCAACGGCGTGCTGCTGCCGATATTCGCCCTGTTGATTGAGGCCGTCGCGCTTGCGCCGCGCCACCCCGTGCAACATGGCCGAGCACGACAGACACACCGGCTAGCCTTGCTTGCATGCGGCACCGCTCCCTCACTCATCATCCTCGGCTATCTGTCTTGGACCGGCCTCCACAGCGTGCTGGCCGGCGGTCCGGTGGGATTCCGTCCGTGGAGCATTGGCCAGCGCCTGCTCACCGAACCGCGCGTGCTGCTGGACTACCTCCAGCTACTGTGGCTGCCGCGCCCGTTCTCCAGTGGCCTGTTCAACGACCAGTACGTCGCCTCGACCTCGTGGCTGCAGCCAATCACCACGCTACCCGCCATATTGGCCGTGTTCGTCCTGATCGGGCTGGCCTGGCGGCAACGCCGGCGATATCCCGCACTCGCGTTGGCGATACTATTCTACTTCGCGGGCCAGTTGCTGGAATCCACCTCGATACCGCTGGAGCTCTATTTCGAGCATCGCAACTACTTACCTGCCCTGCTGATGTTCTGGCCACTTGGTCTGTGGTTGGCCGATATACGCAGCCTCCGCCTGCTCAAGGTCGCCTTAATGCTGGTGCTGCCGCTGGGCTTGGCTTGGATGACCCACGCCCGCGCCGAGCTATGGGGCAACGTGCACAGCCAAGCACTCCTTTGGGCCAAAATCAATCCCGATTCGGCACGTGCCCAGACCAATGCCGCGCAGATCGAGATGCAGGCCGGGCGACCGCAAGCGGCCATCCGGCGCCTGGAAAAACTGCTCGTGGATCAGCCAAGTCAGGTGCAGCTTGCCTTCAACCTGATCGGCGCGCGCTGCATGGTCGGCGGCATCACGGCTACTGATCTTGCTGCAGCGAAGCTCGCCATGCAAGGCACTCCGAATACCGGCACCCTGTTCACCCACTGGTTCGAGCGCACACTGCCCGTGACGATCTCAGGCGAATGCCCCGGGTTAACCCTCCAAGGCCTGCTGGAACTGATCGACACCGGGCTGGAGAATCCGAAGCTGTCCGCCGCTGGCGCCCGACAGGATCTGACTTATCTGCGCGGCAAGATCGCGCTCGCGCAGGGTCGGCCGGATGCGGCTCTGGCCGATTTCACCCGCGCGCTCGACCTGCAGGTGCGGCCCGGCATAGCCCTCGAAGCCGCCGCGACCCTGGGCGCCGCCGGCTACCCGTCACACGGCTTGCACTTGCTCGACCACTACGAAGCGGTCAGCGGGAACGTCATGAAACCCGGCTTCGGCATGCCATGGCTGCACGCATGGGTGCTCGAACACCAGCACTACTGGCCCCACGAGCTGGATCATCTGCGCCGACAACTCGCGCTCGACGCCAGAGCAGGCTCCATGAATACTTCCCGCCATACTTCTCCAGCAGGCACTCTAGATTGA
- a CDS encoding pilin: protein MKKMQKGFTLIELMIVVAIIAILAAIAIPAYQDYLIRTQVSEGAVLTDGAKTAVAEFYSNRGALTNAKNASIGLAQSQSINGQYVSKVDVVGGVITASFGGPKANVTALPSSKTFVLSPITQAGSIKWTCTGSTVDQKYLPTSCRK from the coding sequence ATGAAGAAGATGCAGAAGGGCTTCACCCTGATCGAACTGATGATCGTGGTCGCGATCATCGCGATCCTCGCCGCGATCGCCATCCCTGCCTACCAGGATTACCTGATCCGTACGCAGGTGTCCGAGGGCGCGGTGCTGACCGACGGCGCCAAGACGGCTGTTGCCGAGTTCTACTCGAACCGTGGCGCCCTGACCAATGCCAAGAACGCCAGTATCGGTTTGGCGCAATCCCAAAGCATCAACGGACAGTACGTCAGCAAAGTTGATGTTGTGGGTGGCGTCATTACCGCCTCGTTCGGTGGCCCGAAGGCGAACGTGACAGCCCTGCCCAGCTCCAAGACTTTCGTGCTCTCGCCCATCACCCAGGCCGGGTCGATCAAGTGGACCTGTACTGGGTCGACGGTCGATCAGAAGTACCTGCCAACTTCGTGCCGCAAGTAA
- a CDS encoding pilin: MLRQRISAGFTLIELMIVVAIIAILAAIAIPAYQDYLIRTQVTEGMSLADGAKSAVWDFISNTGRFPPNNQSAGLAENRSIEGSYVSSVDVTGGAIKVLYQGTKANTHINGGSIYLLLSPITHAGSIAWTCSASTLDPKYLPSSCRR, from the coding sequence ATGTTGCGCCAGCGCATTTCCGCCGGTTTCACCTTGATCGAACTGATGATCGTCGTGGCGATCATCGCGATCCTGGCCGCCATCGCCATCCCGGCGTATCAGGACTACCTGATCCGGACGCAAGTCACCGAGGGCATGAGCCTGGCGGACGGGGCTAAGTCCGCGGTGTGGGACTTCATCTCCAACACCGGGCGGTTCCCGCCCAACAACCAGTCGGCGGGCCTGGCCGAAAATAGATCGATTGAGGGCAGTTATGTATCCAGTGTGGACGTGACGGGTGGCGCCATCAAGGTGCTCTACCAGGGAACCAAAGCCAACACCCACATCAACGGCGGCAGCATATACCTGCTGCTTTCGCCCATCACCCATGCCGGCAGCATCGCCTGGACGTGCTCAGCCAGTACGCTGGACCCAAAGTACTTGCCCTCTTCCTGCCGCAGGTAG
- a CDS encoding alpha/beta hydrolase family protein, translating to MKPLIAALLLALVAVPAMAGDVVDTSFVKAEGAHAFNVRDLVMMDRVGDPQLSPDGRYAAFGVRSTDYAANKGVNAVYVLDLAKDGQPVKVVDKGSSARWSADGRSLYFVAPAKGVAQLWRVDLGGKGGLSLAKHAVPVQVSHGVLDLGGYKLSPDGKQVLLSYEVFTDCATLACTQQRLDARAKDKASGTLYDKLFVRHWDTWADGRRNQLFVTRFDGKGQLAGEPKRLSRGIDGDVPSKPFGDEGEFGFAPDGRTVYFDARIAGTSEPWSTNFDVYSVPADGSAAPKNLTAENKAWDAYPVASPDGKTLYYLAMKTPGFEADRFAIMALDLASGAKREVDPKWDRSPGGLTISADGKTLYATADDNGQHPLFAIDAATGKATQLVGEGTVSGFSLAAGKLLLTRDDLKRPADVYLAAADGSSLKQVTHFNAADLKKTAMGDAEFFTFKGWNNETVQGYVVKPADYKAGQTYPVAFIIHGGPQGAMSNGWSYRWNPQTYAGQGFAVVTVNFHGSTGYGQAFTDSISGDWGGKPLEDLKLGWKAALDKYSFLDGDRACALGASYGGYMTYWIAGVWNQPWKCLVDHDGVFDTRAMYYDTEELWFEERENGGTQYEHPENYEKFNPLDHVKDWRVPMLVVHSAKDFRIPITQGLGAFTAMQRRGIPSQFLTFPDENHWVLKPHNSVQWHDAVNAWLKQWTAKDAPKAASH from the coding sequence ATGAAACCTCTGATTGCCGCGCTGCTGCTCGCGCTGGTGGCGGTGCCCGCGATGGCGGGTGACGTCGTGGATACCAGCTTCGTCAAGGCCGAGGGGGCGCATGCCTTCAACGTACGCGACCTGGTGATGATGGATCGGGTCGGCGACCCGCAGCTGTCGCCGGACGGGCGCTACGCGGCGTTCGGCGTGCGCAGTACCGACTACGCGGCGAACAAGGGCGTCAACGCGGTCTACGTGCTGGATCTGGCCAAAGACGGCCAGCCGGTGAAGGTGGTCGACAAGGGTAGTTCGGCGCGCTGGTCGGCAGATGGGCGCAGCCTGTATTTCGTGGCGCCGGCCAAGGGTGTGGCGCAGCTGTGGCGGGTGGATCTGGGCGGCAAGGGCGGCTTGAGCCTGGCCAAGCATGCCGTGCCGGTGCAGGTCAGTCATGGCGTGCTGGATCTCGGCGGCTACAAGCTGTCGCCGGACGGCAAGCAGGTGCTGCTGTCGTACGAGGTGTTCACCGACTGCGCCACGCTGGCCTGCACGCAGCAGCGCCTCGACGCGCGCGCCAAGGACAAGGCCAGCGGCACGCTCTACGACAAGCTGTTCGTGCGGCATTGGGATACCTGGGCCGACGGTCGGCGCAACCAGCTGTTCGTGACCCGCTTCGACGGCAAGGGCCAACTGGCCGGCGAGCCGAAGCGGCTCAGCCGTGGCATCGACGGCGACGTGCCGAGCAAGCCGTTCGGCGACGAGGGCGAGTTCGGCTTCGCGCCGGACGGCAGGACCGTGTATTTCGACGCGCGCATCGCCGGCACCAGCGAGCCGTGGTCGACCAATTTCGACGTGTACAGCGTGCCGGCCGACGGCTCGGCCGCGCCAAAAAACCTCACTGCCGAAAACAAGGCGTGGGACGCGTACCCGGTGGCCTCGCCGGACGGCAAGACGCTGTACTACCTGGCGATGAAGACCCCGGGCTTCGAGGCCGACCGCTTCGCGATCATGGCGCTGGACCTGGCCAGCGGCGCGAAGCGCGAGGTCGATCCGAAGTGGGATCGCTCGCCCGGCGGCCTCACGATTTCCGCCGACGGCAAGACGCTGTACGCCACTGCCGACGACAACGGCCAGCATCCGCTGTTCGCGATCGACGCGGCCACCGGCAAGGCCACCCAACTGGTGGGCGAAGGCACGGTGAGCGGCTTCTCGCTGGCCGCGGGCAAGCTGCTGCTGACCCGTGACGACCTGAAGCGGCCGGCCGACGTCTACCTCGCCGCCGCCGACGGCAGCAGCCTGAAGCAGGTCACCCATTTCAATGCGGCGGACCTGAAGAAAACGGCGATGGGCGACGCCGAGTTCTTCACCTTCAAGGGCTGGAACAACGAGACCGTGCAGGGTTACGTGGTGAAGCCGGCCGACTACAAGGCGGGGCAGACCTACCCGGTCGCTTTCATCATCCACGGCGGCCCGCAGGGCGCGATGAGCAACGGCTGGAGTTACCGCTGGAACCCGCAGACCTACGCCGGCCAGGGCTTCGCGGTGGTGACGGTGAACTTCCACGGCTCCACCGGCTACGGCCAGGCGTTCACGGACTCGATCTCCGGCGACTGGGGCGGCAAGCCGCTGGAAGACCTGAAGCTGGGCTGGAAAGCCGCGCTGGACAAGTACAGCTTCCTCGACGGCGACCGCGCCTGCGCGCTTGGCGCCAGCTACGGCGGTTACATGACCTACTGGATCGCCGGCGTGTGGAACCAGCCGTGGAAGTGCCTGGTCGACCACGACGGCGTGTTCGACACCCGCGCCATGTACTACGACACCGAGGAGCTGTGGTTCGAGGAGCGCGAGAACGGCGGCACCCAGTACGAGCACCCGGAGAACTACGAGAAGTTCAACCCGCTCGACCACGTCAAGGACTGGCGCGTGCCGATGCTGGTAGTGCACAGCGCCAAGGATTTCCGCATCCCGATCACCCAGGGCCTGGGCGCGTTCACTGCCATGCAGCGTCGCGGCATCCCCAGCCAGTTCCTGACCTTCCCCGACGAGAACCACTGGGTGCTGAAGCCGCACAACAGCGTGCAGTGGCACGACGCGGTGAACGCCTGGCTGAAGCAGTGGACGGCCAAGGACGCTCCAAAAGCCGCCTCGCATTGA
- a CDS encoding 5'-3' exonuclease, whose translation MYVFRAWHSMPNEFHDADGHPVNAVHGYTRFLCELLERVQPEHIAVAFDASLTSSFRNAIYPPYKANRELPPPDLERQFVQCRAITEALGVHLMIDHSFEADDLIGSTVWNLRAQGWRSVIVSADKDFGQLLGEHDEQWDYARGLRWGPAGVHEKLGVHPHQVADYLALCGDSVDNIPGVPGVGAKTAAALLSHFGSLDALLERIDEVAFLRLRGAVACAARLREHAEQARLYRRLTRIALDAPGAESADVLQRRPPPVDQLDALCEQLRFGAFTRSRLHTLLS comes from the coding sequence ATGTATGTTTTCCGCGCCTGGCACTCGATGCCGAACGAATTCCACGACGCCGACGGCCACCCGGTCAACGCGGTGCACGGCTACACCCGCTTCCTGTGCGAACTGCTCGAACGCGTGCAGCCCGAACACATCGCGGTGGCGTTCGACGCCTCGCTGACCAGCTCGTTCCGCAACGCGATCTACCCGCCGTACAAGGCCAACCGCGAGCTGCCGCCGCCCGACCTGGAACGGCAGTTCGTGCAATGCCGCGCGATCACCGAGGCACTCGGCGTGCACCTGATGATCGACCACAGCTTCGAGGCCGACGACCTGATCGGCAGCACCGTGTGGAACCTGCGCGCGCAAGGTTGGCGCAGCGTGATCGTCTCCGCCGACAAGGACTTCGGCCAGCTGCTGGGCGAGCACGACGAGCAGTGGGACTACGCCCGCGGCCTGCGCTGGGGGCCGGCCGGCGTGCACGAGAAACTCGGCGTGCACCCGCACCAGGTCGCCGACTACCTGGCCCTGTGCGGCGACAGCGTGGACAACATCCCCGGCGTGCCCGGCGTCGGCGCCAAGACCGCCGCCGCCCTGCTCAGCCACTTCGGCAGCCTCGACGCGCTGCTCGAGCGCATCGACGAAGTCGCCTTCCTGCGCCTGCGCGGCGCCGTGGCCTGCGCCGCCAGACTGCGCGAACACGCCGAACAGGCGCGGCTCTATCGCCGCCTCACCCGCATCGCCCTCGATGCCCCCGGTGCCGAATCCGCCGACGTCCTGCAGCGCCGCCCGCCGCCCGTCGACCAGCTCGACGCACTGTGCGAACAACTGCGCTTCGGCGCCTTCACCCGCAGCCGCCTGCACACCCTGCTGAGTTGA
- a CDS encoding nitroreductase family protein: MPAALSLLQQRHSVPSRQLGEPAPDEASLRELLEAAIRVPDHGKLVPFRLIRLQGEAKLAFGERLAAIAERQHPELSDAKREKERTRYTFAPLVIAVVARLHADSTVPEIEQKLCAGNVAHNILLGAYALGYGAQWLTGWAAYDCEAAGVLGLAENEHVVGFVHLGTPQIEAPDRERPALDQLLSTWTP, from the coding sequence ATGCCCGCTGCCCTGTCCCTGCTCCAGCAACGCCATTCCGTCCCCTCGCGCCAGCTCGGCGAGCCCGCGCCGGACGAGGCGAGCCTGCGCGAACTGCTGGAAGCGGCGATCCGCGTGCCCGACCACGGCAAGCTGGTGCCGTTCCGGCTGATCCGCCTGCAGGGCGAGGCGAAGCTGGCGTTCGGCGAGCGGCTGGCGGCGATTGCCGAACGCCAGCACCCGGAGCTGTCCGACGCCAAGCGGGAAAAGGAGCGCACGCGCTACACCTTCGCGCCGCTGGTGATCGCCGTGGTCGCCCGCCTGCACGCCGACAGCACGGTGCCGGAAATCGAGCAGAAGCTGTGCGCCGGCAACGTCGCCCACAACATCCTGCTCGGCGCTTATGCGCTGGGCTACGGCGCACAATGGCTGACCGGTTGGGCCGCCTACGACTGCGAGGCGGCCGGCGTCCTCGGCCTGGCGGAGAACGAACATGTGGTCGGCTTCGTCCACCTCGGCACGCCGCAGATCGAGGCACCCGACCGCGAGCGCCCGGCGCTGGACCAGCTGCTCTCCACGTGGACGCCGTGA
- the cdd gene encoding cytidine deaminase, whose amino-acid sequence MPTTTADAFDDLLALARSAREQAYAPYSNFAVGAALLTRDGRRFSGCNVENASYGLCNCAERTALFNAVAAGCRPGDFVAIAVIADTDNPVSPCGACRQVMSELCDDAMPVLLANLHGDTRQTTVTALLPGSFKLPQSA is encoded by the coding sequence ATGCCCACCACCACTGCCGACGCTTTCGACGACCTGCTGGCCCTGGCGCGCAGCGCGCGTGAACAGGCCTACGCGCCGTATTCGAACTTCGCGGTCGGTGCCGCGCTGCTGACCCGCGATGGCCGCCGCTTCAGCGGCTGCAACGTGGAGAACGCCTCGTATGGCCTGTGCAACTGCGCCGAACGCACCGCCCTGTTCAACGCCGTCGCCGCCGGCTGCCGGCCTGGCGACTTCGTCGCCATCGCGGTGATCGCCGATACCGATAACCCGGTCAGCCCCTGCGGCGCCTGCCGCCAGGTGATGTCCGAACTGTGCGACGACGCCATGCCGGTGCTGCTGGCGAACCTGCACGGCGACACCCGGCAGACCACGGTGACCGCCCTGTTGCCTGGCTCGTTCAAGCTGCCGCAGTCGGCATGA